The Struthio camelus isolate bStrCam1 chromosome 24, bStrCam1.hap1, whole genome shotgun sequence genome includes a window with the following:
- the CTSE gene encoding cathepsin E, with the protein MHRGEAGPAAIRAERSGAGAQPGRGEQPCRAAGMRRLLLALLCLSLASGLRRVALTRRRSLRRSLRDRGQLSRFWKAHKLDMVQYSEDCSAFKEANEPLVNYLDMEYFGQISIGSPPQNFTVVFDTGSSNLWVPSAYCVSSACAAHSRFQPSQSSTYQAVGTPFSIQYGTGSLTGVIGSDQVTVEGLTVVNQQFAESINEPGKTFLDAMFDGVLGLAYPSLAVDGITPVFDNMMAQNLVELPMFSVYMSTNPNSSVGGELLFGGFDPSRFVGTLNWVPVTQQGYWQIQIDNIQVGGTVAFCASGCQAIVDTGTSLLTGPTNDIKELQNYIGAVPVDGEYAVQCDSLSMMPSVTFTINGVLYTLNAQAYMLMEDSDGMAICVSGFQGMDIAPPAGPLWILGDVFIRQFYSVFDRGNNRVGLAPAVP; encoded by the exons ATGCACCGGGGCGAGGCTGGACCGGCCGCTATAagagccgagcggagcggagccggcgcgCAGCCCGGCCGAGGGGAGCAGCCGTGCCGAGCCGCCGGCATGCGAcgcctgctcctggccctgctctgcctctCGCTGGCCAGCGGGCTGAGACG GGTGGCCCTGACGCGGCGGCGGTCGCTGCGGCGGTCGCTGCGGGACCGCGGGCAGCTCTCCCGCTTCTGGAAAGCCCACAAGCTCGACATGGTGCAGTACAGCGAGGACTGCAGCGCCTTCAAGGAGGCTAACGAGCCCCTCGTCAACTACCTGGAC ATGGAGTATTTTGGGCAGATTTCCATCGGGAGCCCGCCGCAGAACTTCACCGTGGTCTTCGACACCGGCTCCTCCAACCTCTGGGTGCCGTCCGCCTACTGCGTCAGCAGCGCCTGCG CGGCGCACTCGCGCTTCCAGCCGTCCCAGTCCAGCACGTACCAGGCCGTGGGCACCCCCTTCTCCATCCAGTACGGCACAGGCAGTTTGACCGGGGTCATCGGCTCTGACCAAGTAACG GTCGAGGGTCTCACCGTGGTCAACCAGCAGTTTGCAGAGAGCATCAACGAGCCCGGCAAGACCTTCCTGGATGCCATGTTTGATGGGGTCCTGGGGCTGGCCTACCCCTCGCTGGCCGTGGACGGCATCACCCCCGTCTTCGACAACATGATGGCACAAAACCTGGTGGAGCTGCCTATGTTCTCTGTCTACATGAGCAC gaACCCAAACTCCTCTGTGGGAGGAGAGCTGCTCTTCGGCGGCTTCGACCCCTCCCGCTTCGTGGGGACCCTCAACTGGGTGCCGGTCACTCAGCAAGGTTACTGGCAAATCCAGATCGACAA CATCCAAGTTGGGGGGACGGTGGCATTCTGCGCCAGCGGGTGCCAGGCGATCGTGGACACTGGGACGTCGCTCCTCACAGGTCCTACCAATGACATCAAAGAACTGCAAAACTACATCGGTGCCGTGCCTGTGGATGGAGAG TACGCTGTGCAGTGCGACAGCCTGAGCATGATGCCCAGTGTGACCTTCACCATCAACGGGGTCCTCTACACACTCAATGCCCAGGCCTACATGCTCATG GAGGACAGTGACGGCATGGCCATCTGCGTCAGTGGCTTCCAGGGCATGGACATCGCCCCTCCTGCCGGCCCGCTCTGGATCCTGGGCGACGTTTTCATTCGGC